A genomic stretch from Anoplolepis gracilipes chromosome 16, ASM4749672v1, whole genome shotgun sequence includes:
- the LOC140674799 gene encoding p53 apoptosis effector related to PMP-22 isoform X2 — MSQTTTIETLTITRPFKVIAFICGIIVVLLMIMGLASTDWLMALGWRQGLFAHCIEEGAPTPLPFNMPDPPGCYPARDSAYIKAAAALCVVCLLTDIAATILTGLGLRTQDHRDKHKYYRFAVFCMAVALVSLLIALIIYPICFAAELNLGNRTNWEFGWAYGVGWGAVIFLVGGAVLLLCEKESEEIYYKEKKTVRDDIGSGGSMIGMGHHAGRSGTQLA; from the exons GTGATTGCATTTATATGCGGTATCATAGTGGTATTGCTGATGATAATGGGTCTGGCATCGACTGACTGGCTGATGGCTCTGGGATGGAGACAGGGCTTGTTTGCCCATTGCATCGAAGAAGGTGCTCCAACGCCACTTCCCTTTAACATGCCTGATCCTCCAGGATGTTATCCTGCAAGAGATAGCG CTTATATAAAAGCAGCTGCAGCCTTATGTGTAGTTTGTCTTCTAACAGACATTGCTGCAACAATTCTCACTGGTTTAGGTTTGCGTACTCAAGATCATAGAGACAAGCACAAATATTACAGATTTGCGGTGTTTTGTATGGCTGTTGCAT TGGTGTCTCTCTTGATAGCACTGATCATATATCCCATATGCTTTGCAGCAGAATTAAATCTTG GAAATCGAACCAATTGGGAATTTGGATGGGCATATGGCGTTGGTTGGGGTGCAGTCATCTTTCTGGTTGGTGGAGCAGTACTATTGTTATGTGAGAAGGAAAGcgaagaaatttattacaagGAAAAGAAGACTGTTCGTGACGATATAGGAAGTGGTGGTTCCATGATTGGCATGGGACATCACGCAGGACGAAGTGGAACGCAGCTAGCCTAG
- the LOC140674799 gene encoding p53 apoptosis effector related to PMP-22 isoform X1: MIMYTVAEDHMGDNEIAQVIAFICGIIVVLLMIMGLASTDWLMALGWRQGLFAHCIEEGAPTPLPFNMPDPPGCYPARDSAYIKAAAALCVVCLLTDIAATILTGLGLRTQDHRDKHKYYRFAVFCMAVALVSLLIALIIYPICFAAELNLGNRTNWEFGWAYGVGWGAVIFLVGGAVLLLCEKESEEIYYKEKKTVRDDIGSGGSMIGMGHHAGRSGTQLA; this comes from the exons ATGATTATGTATACGGTCGCGGAAGATCACATGGGCGATAACGAAATCGCGCAG GTGATTGCATTTATATGCGGTATCATAGTGGTATTGCTGATGATAATGGGTCTGGCATCGACTGACTGGCTGATGGCTCTGGGATGGAGACAGGGCTTGTTTGCCCATTGCATCGAAGAAGGTGCTCCAACGCCACTTCCCTTTAACATGCCTGATCCTCCAGGATGTTATCCTGCAAGAGATAGCG CTTATATAAAAGCAGCTGCAGCCTTATGTGTAGTTTGTCTTCTAACAGACATTGCTGCAACAATTCTCACTGGTTTAGGTTTGCGTACTCAAGATCATAGAGACAAGCACAAATATTACAGATTTGCGGTGTTTTGTATGGCTGTTGCAT TGGTGTCTCTCTTGATAGCACTGATCATATATCCCATATGCTTTGCAGCAGAATTAAATCTTG GAAATCGAACCAATTGGGAATTTGGATGGGCATATGGCGTTGGTTGGGGTGCAGTCATCTTTCTGGTTGGTGGAGCAGTACTATTGTTATGTGAGAAGGAAAGcgaagaaatttattacaagGAAAAGAAGACTGTTCGTGACGATATAGGAAGTGGTGGTTCCATGATTGGCATGGGACATCACGCAGGACGAAGTGGAACGCAGCTAGCCTAG